From a single Nostoc edaphicum CCNP1411 genomic region:
- a CDS encoding adenylate kinase family protein, whose amino-acid sequence MRLVILGGSGSGKSTQAQRLCRYFEIPLISTGEILREAISGNQPLPGFRWSEADPRTSLSVYASLSELGYHARPYMQKGELVPDKMIIELIQIRLRQPDIQCDWVLEGYPRTAFQAEELDFLLDDLGQKLDWAIYLQVPEAVMVSRSLGRSLPDDQPEIVQRRVELFYDRTIPILEYYDRRRCLLTINGDQSPEMVQQNILTLFSVP is encoded by the coding sequence TCGGGGAAAAGCACTCAAGCACAAAGGCTTTGCAGATACTTTGAGATTCCTCTGATTTCTACAGGTGAGATTTTACGGGAAGCAATATCTGGCAATCAGCCCCTGCCGGGATTTCGATGGTCGGAAGCTGATCCCCGGACTTCTCTTTCGGTTTACGCTAGCCTGAGTGAACTAGGATATCACGCACGACCCTATATGCAAAAAGGGGAGTTAGTTCCAGACAAAATGATCATTGAATTGATCCAAATTCGCCTCAGACAACCAGATATTCAATGCGATTGGGTGTTAGAAGGCTATCCCCGTACTGCCTTCCAAGCTGAAGAATTAGATTTTTTATTAGATGATTTAGGGCAAAAGCTAGATTGGGCAATTTATCTCCAAGTTCCAGAAGCAGTTATGGTTAGTCGATCCTTGGGGCGATCGCTACCAGATGACCAACCAGAAATCGTGCAGCGCCGTGTAGAATTATTCTACGATCGCACCATTCCCATCCTAGAATATTACGACCGTCGTCGCTGCTTGTTGACCATCAACGGCGACCAATCACCAGAGATGGTGCAGCAAAATATTTTGACTCTGTTTTCAGTTCCTTGA
- the rph gene encoding ribonuclease PH, whose amino-acid sequence MAWQRPDGRLPYELRPISFYPSFTRFAPGSVLARCGDTQVLCTVSVNKGVPKFLEGTGKGWLTAEYRMLPSATQKRQERELLKLSGRTQEIQRLIGRSLRAAVDFDALGEHTLTVDADVLQADAGTRTTAITGSFVALAHAVSQLLQEGVLERSPLCGQVAAVSVGLLEGEPFLDLNYIEDVAATVDFNVVMNQHLGIIEVQGTAEEGSFSRTQLDQLLDVAQKGIQELLIAQREAIANWEALVVIN is encoded by the coding sequence ATGGCTTGGCAGCGTCCTGACGGTCGTCTTCCCTACGAACTACGTCCGATCAGTTTTTACCCTAGTTTCACCCGCTTTGCCCCTGGTTCTGTTCTCGCAAGATGCGGTGATACTCAGGTACTTTGTACCGTTAGCGTTAATAAGGGAGTTCCAAAGTTTCTCGAAGGAACTGGTAAAGGCTGGTTAACTGCTGAGTACCGAATGCTACCATCTGCTACCCAAAAACGCCAAGAAAGGGAATTATTGAAATTATCTGGACGGACGCAAGAAATTCAACGTCTAATTGGACGCAGCTTACGTGCAGCAGTGGATTTTGATGCACTGGGAGAACATACGCTAACTGTGGATGCTGATGTGTTACAAGCCGACGCTGGAACCAGGACAACAGCCATTACAGGCTCATTTGTGGCGTTGGCTCATGCAGTTTCTCAATTGTTGCAAGAGGGCGTGTTGGAGCGATCGCCTTTATGTGGACAGGTAGCAGCAGTTTCCGTAGGATTACTGGAGGGAGAGCCATTTTTGGATCTAAATTATATCGAAGATGTGGCTGCAACCGTAGATTTTAATGTGGTGATGAATCAACATTTGGGAATAATTGAAGTCCAAGGAACAGCCGAAGAAGGCAGCTTTAGCCGCACTCAGTTGGATCAACTTCTAGATGTCGCCCAAAAAGGAATTCAGGAATTGTTAATTGCCCAACGTGAAGCGATCGCTAACTGGGAAGCCTTGGTTGTGATTAATTAG